A genomic window from Gemmatimonadaceae bacterium includes:
- a CDS encoding OmpA family protein produces MRRANHGRTALRAEVLGVALLLAVTPMAGAQNRGNPVRDQNNNPTDYNWALHAPGDPADTYHVTVCAGSKDYRFYPIAGQVGLPADAKTKNTDPPPPNHGHYPATGTESGQEGAVDVNGRTPGDANLDITMYPRDGSASKTYHLRVHVIACPQPPGKMYRGRDINDRILASVLPPTKLEQGFLASLGRGSATTRAIGFAAKSASLGATQRSALDEVVGYLRANPKVRIEVQSYAAAGSSAEASRSLTQRRADAVKAYLTSQGIAANRLTAKGYGGVSAGESAGDRLTMVVLKN; encoded by the coding sequence ATGCGTCGAGCGAATCACGGTCGTACGGCACTTCGTGCCGAAGTGCTCGGAGTCGCGTTGCTGCTCGCGGTCACGCCGATGGCTGGTGCGCAGAATCGCGGCAATCCGGTAAGGGATCAGAACAACAATCCAACCGATTATAACTGGGCGCTCCACGCTCCCGGGGATCCCGCCGACACATATCACGTCACGGTGTGCGCAGGAAGCAAGGACTATCGATTCTATCCGATAGCCGGACAAGTTGGCCTGCCCGCTGACGCCAAGACGAAGAATACGGATCCACCTCCGCCGAATCATGGCCACTATCCGGCGACGGGCACGGAGTCGGGACAAGAAGGCGCGGTCGATGTCAACGGCCGCACGCCTGGCGATGCCAATCTCGACATCACGATGTATCCGCGCGACGGATCAGCCTCAAAGACGTACCATCTTCGGGTTCATGTCATTGCTTGCCCGCAACCGCCTGGCAAGATGTACCGTGGCCGTGACATCAACGACCGGATCCTCGCATCCGTCCTTCCTCCGACCAAGCTCGAACAAGGCTTCCTCGCCAGCCTGGGACGCGGCTCGGCAACGACGCGCGCGATCGGCTTTGCCGCGAAGTCGGCGTCCCTCGGCGCCACACAGCGCTCCGCGCTCGACGAAGTCGTCGGGTATCTGCGCGCGAACCCCAAAGTGCGAATCGAAGTACAATCGTACGCCGCGGCGGGCTCCAGTGCCGAGGCGTCGCGATCGCTCACGCAGCGGCGAGCCGATGCCGTCAAGGCATATTTGACGAGTCAGGGGATTGCCGCTAATCGACTGACCGCGAAAGGCTACGGCGGCGTATCAGCCGGCGAGTCGGCGGGCGATCGGCTTACGATGGTCGTGTTGAAAAACTGA
- a CDS encoding cytochrome c codes for MRQQQRYDPYEASRFFANGAVLQAPPAHTMSRSAAYASPPAAPSLDAGARQFAISCAPCHGAGGFGGGPMAANLAAHRPPSLRSGPVTALTPDQLFAIITNGFGVMPPYGWQQPEPVRWSVVAYVRALGAQPSTADTRADSAEAATLRRTDSLRTAGASLSQIVKQAGVP; via the coding sequence ATGCGTCAGCAGCAGCGCTACGATCCGTACGAAGCAAGCCGCTTCTTCGCCAACGGCGCTGTGCTCCAAGCGCCGCCCGCGCACACGATGTCGCGTTCAGCCGCGTACGCATCTCCGCCGGCCGCGCCGTCGCTCGACGCGGGCGCGCGCCAGTTCGCCATCTCATGCGCGCCGTGTCACGGCGCCGGTGGATTCGGAGGCGGACCGATGGCCGCGAATCTTGCCGCGCATCGGCCGCCGTCGCTGCGCTCCGGCCCTGTCACCGCACTCACGCCTGACCAACTGTTCGCGATCATCACCAATGGTTTCGGCGTCATGCCGCCGTACGGATGGCAGCAGCCCGAGCCGGTGCGGTGGTCGGTGGTTGCATACGTCCGCGCACTCGGCGCACAGCCGTCGACCGCGGATACTCGCGCTGACTCGGCAGAAGCGGCAACGCTGCGACGCACCGACTCGCTCCGCACCGCGGGCGCCAGCCTGTCGCAGATCGTGAAGCAGGCGGGCGTTCCATGA
- a CDS encoding DUF3341 domain-containing protein gives MRDAHWPNGAIAAEFADESQFAGAVAALGEQGYTKLETYSPYPVPTVDATLREPPSLLPPLVLVAGLAGGLISYWIQWYTNAVSYPLNIGGRPAHAAPAFFIPTFEGTVLAAAVTAFVALFAMLRLPRPWHPMFEVDGFERASIDRFWIAIDVSDERAGGENAMHALEALQPLRVMRVPPSQ, from the coding sequence ATGCGTGACGCACACTGGCCCAACGGTGCGATCGCGGCGGAATTCGCCGACGAGTCGCAATTTGCCGGCGCGGTCGCGGCATTGGGCGAGCAAGGTTATACAAAACTCGAGACGTACTCGCCGTATCCGGTGCCGACCGTCGACGCGACACTGCGCGAGCCGCCGTCCCTGTTGCCGCCGCTCGTACTGGTCGCCGGACTCGCCGGTGGTCTCATCAGCTACTGGATTCAGTGGTACACCAACGCGGTTTCGTATCCACTCAACATCGGCGGACGGCCGGCGCACGCGGCACCGGCGTTCTTCATTCCAACGTTCGAAGGAACGGTGTTGGCGGCGGCGGTCACCGCATTCGTCGCGCTGTTCGCGATGCTCCGGCTTCCGCGCCCGTGGCACCCGATGTTCGAGGTCGACGGCTTCGAGCGCGCTTCGATCGATCGTTTCTGGATCGCGATCGATGTGTCGGATGAACGCGCCGGCGGCGAGAACGCGATGCACGCCCTCGAGGCGCTTCAACCACTGCGCGTGATGCGCGTGCCGCCGTCGCAATGA